A single genomic interval of Spirosoma linguale DSM 74 harbors:
- a CDS encoding PpiC-type peptidyl-prolyl cis-trans isomerase (PFAM: PpiC-type peptidyl-prolyl cis-trans isomerase~KEGG: hypothetical protein): MSVINKIRERSGLAVGIIAVSLILFIVGGDLLGGRSLLFGGNQQEVGEIAGQSIDYQEFNAKVDELRAQFEQQSGRAPVDQDLVQIREQAWNQLLFEIAYQKEFDKLGLQVTSEELVDMVQGNNISPAVRQAFTNPQTGVFDKSSIISYLKGLKNLPAQQQAAWAGFEKNLASDRLREKYEGLMRLSVFATTAEAQKEYQAQNSKANVKFLFVPYYTINDTTVKVTDSQLEDYLSKHKDEYPGSDSRSIQYVTFSVAPSKEDSSALYTQIKSLARGLGAATNDSTFAQQNSDVRVPLYLTAGEMPEQLRAAIPTFAPGGIYGPFREGNTYFIYKYGGTKRDTNFTARASHILIQTKGLADSAKADARRRAEGILKQIQGGASFEALAQTNSDDGSRSVGGDLGYFKNNGQMVKPFETAVFGATSAGLIPRLVETEFGYHIINVTQPKTNVLYRIAAIGKAITPSQTTRDEALRKADQFASDVHTKEEFDAKVKEDKSLVVATADRIPEGANQINALTGSEVRQIVRWAFNDKTDINTVSEPFEVGDQYVIAVLTNKTSKDKVSINDFRNELTAKVRNELKGEQIISKLGNASGTLESISQKYGAGALVETVEDVNLATGFLRSAGVDPVALGKAFGLKPGKRTKPFAGEGGVLIMEAVSLTPAPAIADYALYKTQIQQNNTQRVGFYINEAIKDAAKVEDRRAKFY; encoded by the coding sequence ATGTCTGTCATTAATAAGATCAGAGAACGTTCGGGACTGGCTGTTGGTATTATTGCCGTCAGTTTGATTCTGTTCATTGTGGGTGGTGACCTGCTCGGAGGCCGTAGTTTGCTCTTCGGCGGAAATCAGCAAGAGGTTGGTGAGATTGCCGGTCAATCCATTGATTATCAGGAATTCAACGCCAAGGTAGACGAACTTAGGGCGCAGTTTGAACAGCAAAGCGGCCGGGCTCCTGTCGATCAGGATCTTGTGCAGATTCGGGAACAGGCCTGGAATCAGCTGTTATTTGAAATTGCCTATCAGAAAGAGTTCGACAAGCTGGGCCTCCAGGTTACGAGCGAGGAACTGGTCGACATGGTGCAGGGTAACAACATCAGCCCCGCCGTTCGTCAGGCGTTTACAAATCCGCAAACGGGTGTATTCGACAAAAGCTCCATTATCAGTTACCTGAAAGGGCTCAAGAATTTACCAGCTCAGCAGCAGGCTGCCTGGGCTGGCTTCGAGAAAAACCTGGCTTCCGACCGGCTTCGGGAAAAGTACGAAGGTCTGATGCGCCTGTCGGTTTTTGCCACCACGGCCGAAGCTCAAAAAGAATACCAGGCGCAAAATTCGAAAGCAAACGTGAAATTCCTGTTCGTACCGTACTACACCATCAACGACACGACGGTGAAAGTGACGGATTCGCAACTGGAAGACTACCTCTCGAAACATAAAGATGAGTATCCCGGCTCCGACAGTCGGTCTATTCAGTACGTGACGTTCTCGGTCGCACCGTCTAAAGAAGATAGCTCGGCCCTGTATACACAAATCAAATCACTGGCTCGTGGCCTGGGCGCTGCCACCAACGATTCTACATTTGCCCAGCAAAACAGCGACGTTCGGGTACCACTTTACCTGACGGCTGGTGAGATGCCGGAACAGCTTCGTGCTGCCATTCCAACATTTGCCCCCGGTGGTATTTACGGTCCTTTCCGCGAAGGCAACACGTATTTTATCTATAAATACGGTGGTACCAAACGCGATACCAACTTCACGGCCCGCGCCAGCCATATCCTGATTCAGACGAAAGGGTTGGCCGACTCAGCAAAAGCTGATGCTCGTCGCCGGGCAGAAGGTATCCTGAAGCAGATTCAGGGTGGTGCCAGCTTCGAAGCCCTGGCCCAGACCAACAGCGACGACGGTTCCCGGTCTGTTGGTGGCGACCTTGGGTACTTTAAGAACAATGGCCAAATGGTGAAGCCGTTCGAAACGGCCGTATTTGGTGCTACATCGGCTGGACTGATTCCCCGTCTGGTCGAGACCGAGTTCGGTTACCACATCATCAACGTGACGCAGCCTAAAACAAACGTACTTTATCGCATAGCAGCCATTGGTAAGGCAATCACGCCAAGCCAGACTACCCGCGATGAAGCGTTGCGCAAAGCAGACCAGTTTGCATCGGACGTGCATACTAAAGAAGAGTTCGACGCCAAAGTGAAAGAAGATAAATCGCTGGTCGTTGCTACGGCAGATCGTATTCCCGAAGGCGCTAACCAGATCAATGCGCTAACGGGTTCGGAAGTTCGGCAGATTGTCCGCTGGGCGTTCAACGATAAGACGGACATAAACACGGTGTCGGAGCCGTTTGAAGTGGGTGACCAGTATGTTATTGCCGTCCTGACCAACAAGACGTCGAAAGACAAAGTGAGCATCAACGATTTCCGCAATGAGCTGACCGCTAAAGTGCGTAACGAGTTGAAAGGCGAGCAGATCATCAGCAAGCTTGGTAATGCCAGTGGCACATTGGAATCCATCTCGCAGAAATATGGAGCCGGTGCTCTGGTCGAAACGGTTGAGGATGTTAACCTGGCAACGGGTTTCCTTCGCAGCGCCGGTGTTGACCCTGTTGCCCTCGGAAAAGCGTTTGGTCTGAAGCCCGGTAAGCGTACGAAGCCATTTGCTGGCGAAGGCGGTGTTCTGATTATGGAAGCCGTTTCATTGACGCCTGCACCAGCCATTGCCGATTATGCGCTGTATAAGACACAAATTCAGCAAAACAACACCCAGCGTGTTGGTTTCTATATCAACGAAGCCATTAAAGATGCGGCAAAAGTTGAAGACCGCCGGGCTAAATTCTATTAG